The Podospora pseudocomata strain CBS 415.72m chromosome 1 map unlocalized CBS415.72m_1, whole genome shotgun sequence genome has a segment encoding these proteins:
- the ABP1 gene encoding actin binding protein (COG:Z; EggNog:ENOG503NUCT), giving the protein MSSLNLSTNGVAIKNSYQGVINGTLSSTSPTAARWALFTVQAPLLNAFQNTGSKESVLKVETTGEGELADLIEDFNEGRIQFAFVRVKDPNSGLPKNVFIAWCGGGVPERTKGYFTSHVAAVSKVLTGYHVQITARSDADLEPEAIVQKVADASGAKYSAGSAPASATAAAPPPVAKKPVFTPTTSTSGTSFNPLVAARNRRQDNTDDDGWGADAPPVSRTQIEKVAPAYKPTKVDIAGLRKNPDESRHSTPSQSDDQARDIVKGGYQPVGRVDVAALRAQAKQDDRPAVVRGAYEPVGKVDIAAIRAKTQRPVEASEEPSAPKSLAERSAAFAQSERLTELPKPKVAKKFGSTPFTGTKAPTPSGFGAASVPAPPPVGAASRTFADQGGKTPAQLWAEKKAKQSGSISSASPGPAPEITAQKSGSEWKSGYAGKSWAPVSTTNFGRGGLEKHATGGSGTERSQPEAEPETVAPSPGGIAALRDRFKDQPPIGVSSRSAPAEEEAAPPPPPQASRPAGGFALPGLPSRPAPAEEEEEEEQQEPPVPSRNYEERDPSPVRIAVPVARSSVPDIEPPVEALPPRPVPVPEEIPREEDLPAEEDAYDPRAAAATVAAVASDTTRPGGAAPQSNTDGGLRAVVLFDYEKAEDNELELRENEIISNIDKVDPDWWMGTDAQGRSGLFPCNYVEILEADVAAPVPSAPAPAPAPAPGPSHASAPDSKSEYGVGSGPTATAQFDYEAAEDNELSFPEGATITNLDFPDEDWWFGHYKGASGLFPANYVELDQKP; this is encoded by the exons ATGTCTTCGCTCAATTTGTCCACCAATGGCgtggccatcaagaacaGCTACCAAGGCGTCATCAACGGCACGCTGTCGTCAACCTCACCTACCGCCGCTCGCTGGGCCCTGTTCACGGTACAGGCGCCATTACTGAATGCCTTCCAAAACACGGGTTCGAAAGAGAGTGTCCTCAAGGTTGAGACCACTGGCG AGGGCGAGCTTGCCGACCTGATCGAGGACTTCAACGAGGGGCGCATTCAGTTTGCTTTTGTCAGAGTCAAGGACCCAAACAGTGGCCTGCCCAAGAATGTCTTCATCGCCTGGTGCGGTGGGGGCGTCCCTGAGCGGACCAAAGGCTACTTCACCAGCCACGTTGCCGCCGTCTCCAAGGTCCTCACCGGTTACCACGTCCAAATCACGGCGCGATCTGATGCCGACCTCGAACCTGAAGCCATCGTGCAAAAGGTTGCGGATGCCTCGGGTGCTAAATACTCGGCTGGGTCCGCCCCGGCCTCTGCTACGGCGGCAGCGCCACCGCCGGTTGCCAAGAAGCCCGTCTTCACTCCGACTACCTCGACTTCCGGCACCTCCTTCAATCCCCTCGTTGCGGCCCGCAATCGCAGACAAGATAATACCGATGATGACGGCTGGGGAGCAGACGCCCCTCCCGTTTCCCGCACTCAGATCGAAAAGGTGGCGCCCGCCTACAAGCCAACCAAGGTTGATATTGCTGGTCTGAGGAAAAACCCCGACGAGTCCCGCCACAGCACCCCCTCTCAATCCGATGATCAGGCTCGCGATATTGTTAAGGGTGGGTATCAGCCCGTGGGAAGAGTTGATGTGGCCGCCTTGCGGGCTCAGGCAAAGCAGGATGACCGGCCTGCCGTGGTAAGGGGTGCCTATGAACCCGTGGGAAAGGTCGACATCGCCGCCATTCGTGCCAAAACTCAGCGTCCAGTAGAAGCATCAGAGGAGCCATCAGCACCAAAGTCTCTTGCCGAGCGCAGCGCTGCCTTTGCTCAATCGGAACGTCTTACAGAGCTGCCCAAACCCAAGGTCGCCAAGAAGTTTGGCAGTACTCCCTTTACTGGGACCAAAGCACCCACGCCATCCGGCTTCGGGGCGGCATCTGTTCCAGCGCCTCCACCGGTTGGCGCCGCCAGCCGCACATTTGCTGACCAGGGGGGCAAAACACCAGCCCAGTTgtgggcggagaagaaggctaaGCAAAGTGGATCAATCTCGTCGGCATCGCCTGGGCCTGCTCCCGAAATCACGGCTCAAAAGAGCGGCAGCGAGTGGAAGAGCGGATACGCAGGCAAGAGCTGGGCTCCTGTCAGTACGACCAACTTTGGACGCGGCGGGTTGGAGAAGCATGCGACCGGCGGTAGTGGTACTGAGCGCTCACAGCCCGAAGCCGAGCCCGAGACAGTCGCGCCTTCCCCCGGTGGCATCGCAGCACTGCGCGATAGGTTCAAGGACCAACCGCCTATTGGCGTCTCTTCACGATCTGCGCCagctgaagaggaggccgcgccgccgccaccacctcagGCAAGCCGACCTGCCGGAGGGTTTGCCCTCCCTGGTCTCCCATCCAGACCAGCcccagcggaggaagaggaggaggaggagcagcaagAGCCTCCCGTCCCATCTCGGAACTACGAAGAACGCGACCCCTCTCCTGTGCGCATTGCGGTGCCGGTTGCACGCAGTTCTGTTCCAGACATTGAACCGCCTGTTGAGGCGCTTCCCCCTCGTCCTGTGCCTGTTCCTGAGGAGATCCCTCGCGAGGAAGACCTCccagcagaggaggatgccTATGATCCccgggctgctgctgccaccgtCGCGGCTGTTGCCAGTGATACTACCAGGCCAGGTGGAGCAGCTCCTCAGTCCAACACCGATGGCGGCTTACGTGCTGTAGTTCTATTCGATTATGAAAAGGCTGAGGATAATGAGCTTGAACTACGCGAGAACGAAATCATTAGCAACATTGACAAGGTGGACCCTGATTGGTGGATGGGCACAGATGCCCAAGGCCGGAGCGGCTTGTTCCCTTGCAACTATGTCGAAATTCTGGAGGCTGACGTAGCGGCTCCTGTCCCTtcggctcccgctcccgctccggCCCCGGCCCCAGGGCCAAGCCATGCTTCCGCGCCCGATTCAAAGTCTGAGTACGGTGTAGGAAGCGGGCCAACGGCCACGGCTCAGTTTGACTATGAAGCCGCGGAAGACAATG AACTGAGCTTTCCAGAGGGCGctaccatcaccaacttgGACTTTCCTGATGAGGACTGGTGGTTTGGACACTACAAGGGAGCGTCGGGTCTCTTCCCTGCCAACTATGTGGAGCTTGATCAGAAGCCTTAG
- a CDS encoding uncharacterized protein (COG:U; EggNog:ENOG503P1E6) — MYSHTPPAPPPKPGNHDTSGMSTPVLVGPSSHTPRPPPPLPEAVTAGGLHSADVGAAALNGALVQAQDIPDPGDQWLPKFLQDKSKQDLAEILSDPARLSALTHSPQTVHPSLESSHEALQVALSENIERAAQLLELEARLAHQRSTTQSQLLSTHALERQWRAKQADMDHALAPFAPASLYQRLSQGVQEQEGVCYALEESFLEGEGDGALATEREVGDWIRRYREAKKLYYLRQERKERWDEGRVGGWR; from the exons ATGTACTCACATACACCACcggcgccaccaccaaagccaggaAATCATGATACTAGTGGCATGAGCACaccggtgctggtggggcCGTCGTCACACACACCCCGCCCTCCGCCTCCGTTACCCGAAGCCGTCACAGCCGGCGGGCTGCACTCGGCAGATGTCGGTGCAGCAGCATTAAATGGTGCGTTGGTCCAGGCCCAGGACATCCCGGATCCCGGAGACCAGTGGCTGCCCAAGTTCTTGCAGGATAAATC AAAGCAAGATTTGGCCGAGATATTGTCGGACCCGGCACGCCTCTCGGCGctcacccactcccctcAGACAGTCCACCCCTCTTTGGAATCGTCTCATGAGGCACTGCAGGTAGCACTAAGTGAAAACATCGAGCGGGCTGCTCAGCTGCTCGAGCTCGAGGCGAGGCTGGCCCACCAGAGATCAACAACACAGTCCCAGCTGCTGTCGACTCACGCACTGGAGAGACAGTGGCGGGCCAAACAGGCAGACATGGACCATGCGCTGGCTCCGTTCGCGCCTGCAAGTTTGTATCAGCGTCTCAGTCAGGGGGTTCAGGAACAGGAAGGCGTTTGCTATGCGCTGGAGGAGAGCTTTCTCGAGGGGGAAGGTGACGGTGCGCTGGCTACGGAGAGAGAGGTCGGTGATTGGATCAGGAGGTACAGAGAAGCCAAGAAGCTGTACTATTTGAgacaggagaggaaggagaggtgggacGAAGGCAGggttggagggtggaggtga
- a CDS encoding uncharacterized protein (EggNog:ENOG503NYQ2): MTTAARSVAAVTATDVESLDVVETPTSPSSGLALSRFEFETGKGNEGTKVLMVEWDASFGGREQRQQETRPEEAEKGIADATDWEVSWEGKKSALAVHDIVGDVGGGGSANGGTRRIYFLLPTGAAVPALVSITRKGSSGGPVLRTMPMPAIFPAELTSKQEAGLRGVLHTIWAKKRLAELQAEIEVEMRTNGESVGLEMAVQERQWIVDHFGLGPDHGVPKPTRLHIPQTAAGPASPRSPIGGKLGEKLRGLKLATSPAELAAASQASKDTQHRLHSSLATASDGTGPAGRSIAMGSAGAGVASLDAVLGNNLPQSSSAVGKAGTEDATEEDLFALPMSPRSPEMKRSPFSIL, from the exons ATGACCACGGCCGCTAggtcggtggcggcggtgacggcaACTGATGTTGAGTCTCTGGATGTGGTCGAGACACCCACGTCACCTTCGTCGGGCCTGGCGCTCTCCCGGTTCGAATTCGAGACAGGCAAGGGCAATGAGGGCACCAAGGTGCTGATGGTAGAGTGGGACGCCTCGTTCGGCGGGCGGGAACAACGACAGCAAGAAACCaggccggaggaggctgagaaggggaTAGCTGATGCTACAGACTGGGAAGTCTCGTGGGAAGGCAAGAAATCGGCACTGGCCGTCCACGACATCGTCGGGGAtgtcggcggtggcggcagTGCCAACGGTGGCACAAGACGTATTTATTTTCTTTTGCCCACGGGCGCCGCCGTGCCTGCACTCGTCAGCATCACACGCAAGGGTAGCTCAGGCGGACCAGTTCTGCGCACAATGCCCATGCCAGCCATCTTCCCTGCTGAGCTCACCAGCAAGCAAGAGGCGGGCCTGCGAGGCGTGCTCCATACGATATGGGCAAAGAAGCGGCTGGCAGAACTGCAGGCCGAGATCGAAGTGGAAATGAGGACGAATGGCGAAAGtgtggggttggagatggcagTGCAAGAGCGGCAGTGGATTGTCGACCACTTCGGACTCGGCCCGGATCACGGCGTGCCCAAGCCAACCAGACTACATATACCACAAACGGCGGCCGGTCCAGCGAGCCCGAGGAGCCCAATAGGGGGGAAACTAGGCGAAAAGCTGCGAGGCTTGAAGCTTGCTACGAGCCCTGCAGAACTGGCTGCTGCAAGCCAAG cctctAAGGATACACAGCATCGCCTTCACTCTTCCCTCGCTACGGCTTCAGATGGGACGGGCCCGGCAGGGCGCAGCATCGCCATGGGCTCAgcaggtgctggtgttgcttcGTTGGATGCCGTCCTTGGAAACAACCTACCCCAATCGTCTTCGGCAGTGGGAAAGGCAGGGACAGAGGATGCTACCGAGGAAGATCTATTTGCGCTGCCAATGAGCCCCCGAAGTCcagagatgaagaggagtcCATTTAGCATCTTATGA
- a CDS encoding uncharacterized protein (COG:S; EggNog:ENOG503NYB7), with product MDPLHITEFGSERYLEKVQQSQAQTQANASQGQGAVSTLLQSPFILPIRESGATGSDVGAKSNEQKRPEKKGFSSWRNRFTKPPAIPPSSICEQPERRPSLPESTTKQPLPFDHLFAALPNELQVEIIASLPLSDVLNLRLASKSLHALVSLNEVPITRYHLDYHIPAYAKRLYPLPQGRSLNFHYLCGIWHRLHVAAKLSHLMCQLIIREQLLLNTEEKRRQYAPQTERMRRRLIPILFTVFHFFETYRKLHLKYMAEHDGFGLSKTPYTVNPIEAEIMNMYDDRTLLRVHEAFPLVIWAFCRRLRPPSYVGRVERSLRGYLKERPPDEVHVAVLCLGGMREVLRLWEVKGYNARRAAVDAWYESILHEQPVEPEPKRRRGMLGLKRKKSSLNMGKTNGHGHEAQHGANHVSSARGKQPDSLVFHTSLAAGMPMAALSKDESKLLYPDLPVLQRIWLVTAEAMILDRKIVERPAHIHRNAQVFTDLISESGIDEEDQWLYGTTAPESVRPNLDAIEEDPDE from the exons ATGGATCCATTACATATCACCGAGTTCGGTTCGGAGCGCTATCTCGAGAAGGTCCAACAGTCTCAGGCCCAGACACAGGCAAATGCTTCCCAAGGGCAGGGAGCAGTCTCGACGCTCCTCCAGTCCCCCTTTATTCTCCCTATTCGCGAGTCCGGCGCCACGGGCTCAGATGTCGGGGCCAAGTCGAACGAGCAAAAGCGTCCGGAAAAGAAGGGATTCAGCTCCTGGAGGAACAGATTTACCAAGCCCCCAGCAATCCCACCTTCGAGTATCTGTGAACAGCCCGAACGTCGTCCCTCGTTGCCAGAATCGACAACCAAACAGCC GCTGCCTTTCGACCATTTGTTTGCCGCGCTGCCGAACGAACTGCAGGTCGAGATCATCGCATCACTTCCGCTCTCTGATGTCTTGAACCTTCGACTGGCTTCGAAATCCCTTCACGCTCTGGTATCGCTGAACGAAGTCCCCATCACACGCTACCATCTTGACTACCACATACCCGCGTACGCCAAACGGCTCTACCCTTTGCCCCAGGGGCGTTCGCTCAACTTTCACTATCTGTGCGGAATTTGGCATCGGCTACACGTTGCCGCCAAGCTGTCTCACCTAATGTGCCAGTTGATAATCAGAGAACAGTTGCTCCTCAACactgaagaaaagaggaggcAGTACGCCCCTCAAACAGAGCGGATGCGCCGCCGTCTGATTCCCATTTTGTTTACCGTGTTCCATTTCTTCGAAACGTACCGGAAGCTTCACCTCAAATACATGGCCGAACACGACGGCTTCGGCCTATCAAAGACGCCTTATACGGTCAATCCAATCGAGGCCGAGATCATGAATATGTACGACGACCGCACACTTCTGCGCGTTCATGAGGCCTTTCCCCTGGTAATATGGGCCTTTTGCAGAAGGCTCCGACCACCATCCTATGTCGGCCGCGTCGAGCGATCGCTGAGGGGTTACCTTAAAGAGAGACCACCTGACGAGGTCCATGTTGCAGTGTTGTGCCTCGGTGGCATGCGGGAAGTCTTGAGGCTCTGGGAGGTGAAGGGTTACAATGCACGGCGGGCGGCCGTCGATGCTTGGTATGAGTCGATTCTCCATGAACAACCGGTGGAGCCGGAGCCGaaaagaagacgagggaTGCTGGGCCTCAAGAGAAAGAAGTCTTCTCTCAACATGGGCAAGACGAATGGTCATGGGCACGAGGCACAGCACGGCGCAAACCACGTGAGCTCAGCACGCGGCAAACAGCCAGACAGCCTCGTTTTTCACACGAGCTTAGCGGCTGGTATGCCCATGGCCGCCCTGAGCAAGGACGAATCCAAACTGTTGTACCCTGATCTTCCGGTGCTGCAACGAATATGGCTGGTCACAGCCGAGGCCATGATCTTGGATCGCAAAATTGTCGAACGACCGGCACATATACATCGCAACGCCCAAGTATTTACCGATTTGATTTCCGAAAGCGGcatcgatgaagaagaccaGTGGCTCTATGGTACCACTGCACCGGAGTCTGTCAGGCCGAACCTGGACGCTATTGAAGAAGACCCAGATGAATAA
- a CDS encoding uncharacterized protein (COG:S; EggNog:ENOG503P35R) encodes MAPPSGATLSSRTATTSKVTPVPLPKPGSMSSRAPMEKSAPAVPTAPTTTASFGVLATSDSNVPDASSGPHRDGRIRNPVPSKLKGKTDGSKGNFSVMHIDVAGRTEATERDAEAKRTSESTELAAKRAYENGYVSLRRSRFIHIPDEPEPAAKPIVLPQAPVTAAAHRTRQTPLTPEETKAEQARLLTLLRSLHPVLVVDQICKALAFFGGIPGGPPPGDGFPQSAESNGSGSLFVGWIAEIFPRLGGNTAGQQPVIPAIRDSDPPPLVSTRRKRGRPKGSKGTRPRIDKGIKKGPLMKAVSGTAESQQHTNAADESWVDVEDDAVDEVDANVMLLAQSSTPQPVPQLQQSGVAHERPLLATSTPVRTTLPTAPTTSSSTIDLTPSARKRGRPKGSKNRPKDGSSDIPARAQTGDPLYSQRPDAVGTAARASSPRPQASQPAQASSTPRVFEHSTSSRPFTPVNAGIPSTATKKVGRSKALEDKQRPTSQRSHIPPGITTDHGARAATLSASGAASGVTTRVEPETAPGGALPGAAMDTVTGTTQKNLAQTGNASTSGPRTESTNKEPATLSQGLDNTLGSFATTDFVYSAPPDGLSSTSSHRSRPRPSQTSRQTENPQGQTLALPTPPSASPALPNTAPGSLGQKRKRTAKTGGSNHVVQSGASNQASPQMNGPALPTPPANVGSAHSTATSVLQPPVAKRPRRGKGPKETTAVANQDPAAANIELSTTGAMVGLRSDSGPHSALSSSAAAALSLTTMTESRDMASDTNETSVPSVHSPHQNHYEVQSPTMENYEAQLQAQIEQQAEMESQTVSHQTRVDPPQYRSARQPRQQQQQQQSTSASTPQRRSPNTQPQVSNPQAGLSLATQLQTRMTGQGQYPQYLPPNSQYNQSQHSKQSQSSSQSLSSSQHQQHHQQQQQQQQQQQSSHFLGQQKLQGQIVQGSPAQQYSVNSTQQQQRPSNQSSYTNKQQQQQQQQLSSQQRYQQQHLTTTVGSTNSYNTQPPSQFAGSATNNYTATTDGTYRASSTSLGTSTYVQRSQSTTPSTAASFRSSGTHGLPHHSPSFNTGSGAAQQRAGSASHATNQGVQGMSGSMQAFSGNTGGSWELFDTGHIDASGQPSSLGLTNTYGINTTNARTSGNSSTFGAAGLGTYDTSGLPYNERYHGVGRR; translated from the exons ATGGCTCCCCCTTCAG GCGCAACACTCTCTTCACGCACGGCTACCACATCCAAAGTCACTCCCGTTCCCCTGCCTAAACCAGGTTCCATGTCGAGTCGTGCGCCAATGGAAAAATCGGCGCCAGCAGTTCCAACAGCGCCTACAACTACAGCCAGTTTCGGTGTTTTAGCGACAAGCGATTCCAATGTCCCCGACGCGTCAAGTGGCCCTCACCGAGACGGCCGCATTCGAAATCCCGTCCCCAGCAAGTTGAAGGGCAAGACAGATGGCTCCAAGGGAAATTTCAGCGTGATGCATATAGATGTGGCGGGCAGGACGGAGGCCACGGAACGTGACGCTGAGGCAAAAAGAACCAGCGAGAGCACAGAGCTTGCTGCGAAGCGGGCTTATGAGAATGGCTATGTGTCGTTACGAAGGAGCCGGTTTATACACATCCCCGACGAACCAGAACCGGCTGCTAAGCCTATCGTTCTGCCGCAAGCACCAGTAACTGCAGCCGCGCATCGGACGCGCCAGACCCCGCTGACCCCCGAAGAAACCAAGGCAGAACAGGCCCGGTTGTTAACGTTACTGCGGAGCCTTCACCCTGTCCTTGTGGTTGACCAAATCTGCAAAGCCCTAGCTTTTTTCGGGGGCATACCAGGGGGACCACCCCCTGGGGATGGATTCCCGCAGAGCGCAGAGTCGAATGGATCTGGCAGCCTCTTTGTAGGATGGATAGCTGAAATATTCCCCAGGTTAGGGGGCAACACTGCAGGACAACAGCCTGTCATTCCTGCTATACGCGATTctgaccctcctccccttgttTCAACAAGACGAAAGCGTGGACGGCCCAAGGGCAGCAAGGGCACCAGGCCTCGGATCGATAAAGGAATCAAAAAGGGGCCCCTTATGAAGGCTGTCTCGGGCACTGCCGAAAGCCAGCAACACACAAACGCGGCCGATGAAAGCTGGGTTGATgtcgaggatgatgctgTGGACGAGGTGGATGCGAATGTAATGCTTCTTGCGCAGAGCTCAACGCCACAACCAGTGCCACAGTTACAGCAGTCTGGTGTGGCCCATGAGCGGCCTTTGCTCGCGACCAGTACTCCAGTACGAACAACTTTACCCACCGCCCCGACCACAAGCAGCAGTACAATTGATCTCACACCTAGCGCAAGGAAAAGGGGTCGGCCCAAGGGCTCCAAAAACCGGCCCAAGGATGGATCATCAGACATACCTGCAAGAGCGCAGACTGGCGACCCTTTGTATTCTCAGCGGCCAGATGCGGTAGGTACGGCAGCACGGGCATCGTCGCCACGTCCACAGGCCTCGCAGCCAGCCCAAGCCTCTTCAACTCCTCGAGTGTTCGAACATTCTACATCAAGCCGACCATTCACCCCGGTGAATGCCGGAATCCCATCGACGGCCACCAAAAAGGTGGGCAGATCAAAGGCTCTAGAAGATAAGCAACGCCCAACAAGTCAGCGTTCTCATATCCCTCCGGGTATCACCACAGATCATGGAGCGAGAGCGGCGACACTGTCGGCCTCAGGGGCCGCATCAGGGGTTACGACGAGAGTAGAACCAGAAACAGCGCCAGGAGGGGCGTTACCCGGGGCGGCAATGGACACAGTGACAGGCACCACGCAGAAGAATCTGGCGCAGACAGGAAATGCATCAACGTCAGGCCCCAGGACAGAATCAACAAACAAAGAGCCCGCGACATTATCACAAGGCCTAGATAATACACTTGGAAGTTTCGCGACAACAGATTTTGTGTATTCGGCCCCCCCAGACGGCCTGTCCAGCACCTCTTCCCATCGCTCTCGACCAAGACCTTCTCAGACATCCAGGCAGACGGAAAACCCCCAGGGCCAAACTCTGGCTctcccaactcctccctctgctaGCCCCGCGCTCCCTAACACCGCACCCGGTAGTTTGGGGCAAAAACGCAAGAGGACTGCCAAAACAGGCGGTAGCAACCACGTTGTGCAGTCTGGTGCATCCAACCAAGCATCACCCCAAATGAATGGCCCAGCAttaccaacaccaccagcaaacgTTGGCTCCGCGCATTCTACAGCCACCTCGGTACTCCAGCCTCCTGTGGccaaaaggccaaggaggggCAAAGGCCCTAAGGAAACCACCGCGGTAGCTAACCAGGATCCAGCAGCTGCAAATATCGAATTGTCAACCACTGGTGCCATGGTCGGTTTGCGCTCGGATTCGGGTCCACATTCAGCCCTCTCTTCTAGTGCAGCCGCGGCTTTGAGCCTGACCACAATGACAGAGTCTCGTGATATGGCCTCGGACACGAATGAGACATCTGTACCATCGGTACATTCGCCTCATCAAAACCACTACGAGGTCCAATCACCCACCATGGAGAACTATGAGGCTCAATTGCAAGCCCAAATAGAGCAGCAAGCGGAGATGGAGTCTCAAACGGTTTCCCATCAAACCCGTGTCGACCCTCCTCAGTACAGGTCAGCCCGGCAAccacgacagcagcagcagcagcagcagtcgacGTCAGCATCAACGCCGCAACGTAGGTCACCAAACACCCAGCCGCAAGTATCAAATCCACAAGCGGGACTATCCTTAGCCACACAATTACAAACGCGAATGACCGGTCAAGGCCAATATCCGCAGTATCTTCCACCGAATTCTCAATATAATCAGTCACAGCATTCCAAACAAAGCCAGTCATCCTCTCAATCTCTGTCTTCAtcacaacaccaacaacaccaccagcaacaacaacaacaacaacaacaacaacaatcatCCCATTTTTTGGGACAGCAGAAACTCCAAGGCCAAATTGTGCAGGGCTCGCCAGCCCAGCAATATTCTGTGAATTCGactcagcagcagcagcgtccCTCGAATCAATCATCATACAcaaacaagcagcagcagcagcagcagcagcagctttcATCTCAGCAAAGataccagcagcaacatctaACAACAACTGTAGGAAGCACGAATTCGTACAATACCCAACCGCCCTCGCAATTTGCCGGTTCGGCGACAAACAATTATACAGCCACGACCGACGGCACGTACCGGGCATCGTCAACCTCGCTGGGTACCTCTACTTATGTGCAACGCAGCCAGTCCACAACACCCTCGACTGCCGCATCGTTTCGCAGCAGTGGCACACATGGATTGCCACACCACTCTCCGTCGTTCAACACTGGCTCCGGCGCAGCCCAACAGCGAGCCGGCAGCGCCAGTCACGCTACCAACCAGGGCGTGCAAGGCATGTCTGGTTCAATGCAGGCATTTTCGGGAAATACGGGTGGTAGCTGGGAGTTATTTGACACAGGCCATATCGATGCATCCGGGCAGCCATCAAGTCTGGGGCTAACGAACACCTATGGCATCAACACAACCAATGCCCGCACCTCGGGAAACAGTTCCACGTTTGGTGCGGCAGGCCTAGGTACTTATGACACGTCAGGACTCCCCTATAATGAACGTTATCACGGAGTCGGTCGTCGTTAA
- the VMA5 gene encoding Vacuolar ATP synthase subunit C (BUSCO:EOG092631MU; COG:C; EggNog:ENOG503NVXU), which translates to MAPAQYILVSLPLRVFDDDPLKSLAATVGRDNGEVLPYPVPSFKIGTLDALVQHADDLAKLNGACEAAVAKVADSLRGILDGDEDLVAQQKIVNDKPTDQYLRSFQWNKLRYRADRPLVELIENLQNDLQNSDNDVKAKFNQYNTVKTNLAALERKQTGNLVTKSLTPIVDPKLLVQDSEYMETHLIVVPTNARKDFIRSYETLAPMVVPRSSIQVAQDDEFTLFAVTTFKKTSAEFLQKCREHKWTPRQYKYVEGGKEEEQRELQRVEKEARKVRAEALLLGRTGWGESVMIWAHVMTLRVFVETVLRYGLPLEFASALIRTTPKQAKKVKTALDSAYSYLGGNAFGRDKHGQVTKDDASLTSEMAAAGLSVGEGNEYTAYVYYEFDLP; encoded by the exons ATGGCTCCGGCGCAATACATCCTCGTTTCCCTGCCCCTCCGCGTCTTCGATGACGATCCGCTCAAGTCCTTGGCCGCCACCGTCGGTCGTGACAATGGCGAGGTGCTGCCCTACCCTGTCCCGTCGTTCAAGATTGGCACACTCGACGCCCTGGTGCAACATGCCGACGACCTAGCAAAGCTCAACGGCGCCTGCGAAGCTGCCGTCGCCAAAGTTGCCGATTCCCTCAGAGGCATtttggatggtgatgaagacCTAGTGGCTCAACAAAAGATAGTCAATGACA AACCCACGGATCAGTACCTGCGCTCATTCCAATGGAACAAACTCCGCTACCGAGCTGATCGGCCTCTGGTTGAGCTCATCGAAAATCTCCAAAACGACTTGCAAAACTCAGATAACGATGTCAAGGCCAAGTTCAACCAGTATAACACCGTCAAGACGAATCTCGCCGCCTTGGAGAGGAAACAAAC AGGAAACCTCGTCACCAAGTCGCTCACGCCCATCGTGGACCCAAAGCTCCTTGTACAGGACTCGGAATACATGGAAACGCACCTCATTGTGGTGCCGACGAACGCACGGAAAGACTTCATCCGCAGCTATGAGACACTTGCTCCCATGGTAGTGCCGCGGTCATCTATTCAGGTTGCTCAGGACGACGAATTCACGCTGTTTGCAGTCACAACGTTTAAGAAGACGAGCGCCGAGTTTCTTCAAAAGTGCAGGGAGCACAAATGGACCCCTCGCCAGTACAAGTATGTGGAGggcggcaaagaagaagagcaacgCGAGCTCCAACGCgtcgagaaggaggcgagAAAGGTGCGGGCCGAGGCCCTTTTGCTGGGTCGGACAGGTTGGGGTGAGAGTGTGATGATTTGGGCACATGTCATGACACTTCGCGTCTTTGTCGAGACAGTGCTCAGATACGGCTTACCCTTGGAGTTTGCGTCGGCACTTATCAGA ACAACGCCAAAACaagccaagaaggtcaaAACAGCCTTGGACTCGGCATACTCGTACCTTGGGGGAAATGCGTTTGGCCGGGACAAGCATGGGCAGGTCACCAAGGACGATGCATCTCTAACATCCGAAATGGCTGCGGCGGGCCTTAGTGTGGGCGAGGGCAACGAGTACACCGCATATGTGTATTATGAATTTGATCTCCCGTAA